A single region of the Halobacteriovorax sp. JY17 genome encodes:
- a CDS encoding cupin domain-containing protein has product MNQTAIQTINRQELACLTEITLEGEITQLGEVRNFKSHPYLKKHIPEDISISWSALKSGESLKEHYHPCASVLIITEGQGRSTGDSHVDIKAGDVVYIPEWNLHGFIGKGENGFKALSIQFQETAIFESEENPETTYFDRESVPLEQRQLQIIARDELPSIHEAVVNGIRHDLGTLKNFSSNNLLSKLFPSNFSCAWVKLENGQSLAPHRHQEDSMIILTEGEGSFAADKDFPLKKGDIVFVPESANHGFKTEADQSFWALSVQFNPTGLYESQESPRVKFLSKFDQLIQRNNQIAEDFFSNNHTFKMNIDSIEKQNILLDCLQVMSDHFQRLMYLRVGLCDSKAHGKVFMEHFLEELGHDKSLAKERKREKIWDPILESSCAWFVQRNYLLDNSERIIMVQMVLEKCAHIFYSHFANILQKKSEHIHSHMHADEGHDEMGVELLKDEPDYKYERYFELQKESWSIMNLFIHRIGELLQ; this is encoded by the coding sequence ATGAATCAAACTGCTATCCAAACTATTAATCGACAAGAGCTAGCTTGTCTGACAGAGATTACACTTGAAGGGGAAATCACACAGCTTGGAGAAGTTCGAAACTTTAAATCTCACCCTTATTTAAAGAAGCATATTCCTGAAGATATTTCTATTAGTTGGAGTGCACTAAAGTCAGGAGAATCATTAAAAGAGCACTATCACCCATGCGCCAGCGTCCTAATCATAACTGAAGGCCAAGGACGCAGTACAGGCGATAGCCATGTGGATATTAAGGCAGGAGACGTGGTGTATATCCCAGAGTGGAACTTACACGGCTTTATTGGAAAAGGTGAAAACGGATTTAAAGCGCTTTCAATTCAATTTCAAGAAACTGCAATTTTTGAGTCGGAAGAAAATCCTGAAACCACATACTTTGATCGTGAATCCGTGCCTCTAGAACAGAGACAACTTCAAATTATTGCACGAGATGAGCTTCCTAGCATTCATGAGGCGGTAGTGAACGGCATTCGCCATGACCTTGGAACTTTAAAAAACTTCTCTAGTAATAATCTTTTAAGCAAATTATTTCCAAGCAACTTCTCTTGCGCTTGGGTTAAACTTGAAAATGGTCAAAGTCTTGCGCCTCATCGTCATCAAGAAGATAGTATGATTATTCTTACTGAAGGAGAAGGTAGTTTTGCTGCTGATAAGGATTTCCCTCTAAAAAAAGGTGATATTGTCTTTGTTCCTGAAAGTGCTAATCATGGCTTTAAAACAGAAGCTGATCAATCATTCTGGGCACTATCAGTACAGTTTAATCCTACTGGACTTTATGAAAGTCAAGAATCGCCTAGAGTAAAGTTTCTAAGTAAGTTTGATCAACTTATTCAAAGAAATAATCAGATTGCAGAAGATTTCTTTAGTAATAATCACACATTTAAAATGAATATCGACTCGATTGAAAAGCAAAACATCCTACTCGATTGCCTACAAGTAATGAGCGATCATTTTCAAAGGTTGATGTACCTGAGAGTAGGACTTTGTGATTCAAAAGCTCATGGGAAAGTCTTTATGGAACATTTTCTTGAAGAACTCGGCCATGACAAAAGCCTTGCCAAGGAACGTAAGCGAGAAAAAATCTGGGACCCTATTCTAGAATCAAGTTGTGCTTGGTTTGTGCAAAGAAATTACCTTCTAGACAATAGTGAGCGCATCATCATGGTACAAATGGTTCTTGAGAAATGCGCCCATATATTCTACTCACACTTTGCAAATATTCTGCAAAAAAAGAGTGAGCATATCCACTCCCATATGCATGCCGATGAAGGACATGATGAAATGGGAGTTGAACTCCTTAAGGACGAACCGGACTACAAATACGAGCGCTATTTTGAGTTGCAAAAAGAAAGCTGGTCAATTATGAACCTCTTTATTCATCGTATTGGCGAGCTATTACAATGA
- a CDS encoding LysR family transcriptional regulator: protein MRLRDHIEKLNYFVACVEHGTLRKASAAIGVGQPQLTKVIKQLEDLLETQLIIRSRQGITTTKDGQLLYDEGKRILRSVDKLEFSLNQSNEELNGEITIGTYDSISRYFFPDFIKYMNSLFPKLSISLYTSRSDDLLSKLRKGKIDFAVFVGKNKSRELESKVVYEDHFCFYQSNKLEKSFTKSLIYFPSALEEDSMKEMTKNFSVFHNCMNLETVLSLTSSGLGVGLLPTKVAQEQILSGKLKHIYPSQKFTPHNVSIAKSKKSDSIEVNIVYDEVLRFLNIWLGH, encoded by the coding sequence ATGCGTCTTCGCGATCATATTGAAAAACTCAATTATTTTGTGGCCTGTGTCGAACACGGTACCCTTCGAAAAGCATCGGCTGCAATAGGTGTCGGGCAACCACAGTTGACCAAAGTCATCAAACAACTTGAAGACCTACTTGAAACACAATTGATTATTCGGTCTCGTCAAGGAATTACAACTACAAAAGATGGGCAATTACTTTACGATGAGGGAAAGCGAATTTTACGATCTGTAGATAAATTAGAGTTTTCTCTCAATCAAAGTAATGAAGAACTAAACGGGGAAATCACAATTGGAACTTATGATAGTATTTCTCGTTATTTTTTTCCAGACTTTATTAAGTATATGAACTCTCTTTTTCCAAAACTTTCTATAAGTCTCTACACTAGTCGTAGTGATGACTTGCTAAGTAAACTTAGAAAAGGAAAAATTGATTTTGCTGTCTTTGTGGGAAAAAATAAAAGTAGAGAGTTAGAGTCTAAGGTTGTCTATGAAGATCATTTTTGCTTTTATCAATCAAACAAGCTTGAAAAGTCTTTCACTAAATCTCTCATTTACTTTCCTTCTGCTTTAGAGGAGGACTCTATGAAGGAGATGACTAAAAATTTCTCTGTTTTTCACAACTGTATGAATCTTGAAACAGTTTTGAGCCTTACTAGCTCTGGTCTTGGAGTTGGACTCTTGCCAACGAAAGTGGCGCAGGAGCAAATTTTAAGTGGTAAGCTCAAGCATATTTATCCGAGTCAGAAGTTTACTCCTCATAATGTTTCCATCGCAAAATCAAAGAAGTCAGACTCTATAGAAGTGAATATTGTATATGATGAAGTATTGCGATTTCTCAATATTTGGCTTGGACATTAA
- a CDS encoding CHASE domain-containing protein, whose translation MVNTLAAMKLKHLVLIVGLSLTVLVAFSFLRSNQTKNSDHFNDLIEDQTKNIHTRFEYYYEALEGGASLYAASEQVSLEEWKAFLNRSQITKRRPGVNGLGVIIPVKNENLDKFVRQVRKDDIADFKIKKVPGVKAPKGNAESSYIIKFIEPLSVNKQARGLDIGSESNRRTSANLARDTGLPAISKRITLVQASKRGAGFLLFVPMYKSGSPPLNVEERRKEFKGWVYAPFVTSSFFNSALINASKEFHFFVFEGESPTSKELLFTTDHESKTLPDFEEQTSLMLGQQTFTVGWVRANTFISSDNKLIFVILFTGVFISILFGSLIGNLETTNQRAQIIADKQTLLLRENEAKLEEALEKSKEAVKAKSEFLANMSHEIRTPMNGVLGMVQTLSETELDSEQEEMVDLIKKSGDSLMIILNDILDLSKIESNKIKLENLNFNIKDCIEDAISLFKHESSRKSIDLNFENLCSSKIWFRGDVTRVKQIIINLVSNGIKFTDKGEVKVELMVEELDSKYCEITINVKDTGIGIDEISEESLFAKFSQADTSITRKYGGTGLGLSISSKLANIMGASLSFSSNEDVGSTFTFKIKLEIGESEETLKASTVKSHQDGKLSESYPHNILVVEDNIINQRLIIMMLQKFGYEADLAENGFEALSAVKQNSAYTLILMDIQMPQMDGLTATEKIIERLGQDAPTIIAVTANAFDQDIKRCKQVGMVDALLKPINKDILRETLIKYSPENKKNSKKFS comes from the coding sequence ATGGTTAATACTTTAGCAGCTATGAAATTGAAGCACCTTGTACTTATTGTAGGTTTGTCGCTAACTGTATTGGTTGCCTTTTCTTTTTTAAGAAGTAATCAAACTAAAAATAGTGATCATTTTAATGATCTTATTGAAGATCAAACAAAGAATATTCATACACGTTTTGAATACTATTATGAAGCTCTAGAAGGTGGAGCAAGTTTATATGCAGCCTCTGAACAAGTTTCACTTGAAGAGTGGAAAGCATTTTTAAATCGCTCACAAATTACCAAGAGAAGACCCGGAGTCAACGGTCTTGGTGTCATTATCCCTGTAAAGAATGAAAACTTAGATAAGTTTGTCAGACAGGTTCGAAAAGATGATATTGCTGACTTCAAGATAAAAAAGGTTCCGGGTGTTAAGGCGCCAAAAGGCAATGCAGAATCGAGCTATATTATAAAGTTCATTGAGCCACTAAGTGTGAATAAACAGGCAAGAGGACTGGATATTGGATCTGAATCCAATCGGAGAACATCAGCTAATTTAGCCAGGGATACTGGTCTTCCAGCTATTTCAAAGAGAATTACTCTCGTGCAAGCCTCTAAAAGAGGGGCAGGTTTTTTACTCTTTGTTCCTATGTATAAGTCAGGTAGTCCTCCATTAAATGTAGAAGAAAGGCGAAAAGAATTTAAAGGGTGGGTTTATGCACCATTTGTGACATCAAGCTTCTTTAATTCTGCTTTGATCAATGCCTCTAAGGAATTTCACTTTTTTGTCTTTGAGGGGGAATCACCAACGAGCAAAGAATTACTTTTTACTACGGATCATGAAAGTAAAACATTACCTGACTTTGAAGAACAAACCTCTCTGATGTTGGGGCAGCAAACTTTTACAGTTGGCTGGGTTCGTGCCAATACATTTATTTCGAGTGATAATAAACTCATCTTTGTGATTTTATTCACCGGTGTTTTTATTTCAATTTTATTTGGCAGCTTAATAGGAAACTTGGAAACAACTAATCAAAGAGCACAGATTATTGCAGATAAACAGACCCTCCTGCTAAGAGAGAATGAAGCGAAGCTAGAGGAGGCATTAGAAAAATCGAAAGAAGCCGTAAAGGCAAAGTCAGAATTCTTGGCCAATATGAGTCATGAAATTCGAACACCGATGAACGGAGTTCTAGGAATGGTTCAAACCTTAAGTGAAACAGAGCTTGATTCAGAACAGGAAGAAATGGTGGACCTCATTAAAAAATCAGGTGATAGCTTAATGATTATTCTCAATGATATTCTTGACCTGAGCAAAATAGAGTCGAATAAAATCAAACTTGAAAATTTAAACTTTAATATTAAGGACTGTATTGAAGATGCTATAAGTTTGTTTAAACATGAATCTTCTCGCAAGAGTATTGATTTGAACTTTGAAAACCTATGCTCATCAAAGATATGGTTTCGAGGAGATGTTACTAGAGTAAAGCAAATCATTATAAATCTTGTGTCAAACGGAATAAAGTTTACTGACAAAGGTGAGGTGAAAGTTGAGCTAATGGTAGAAGAACTGGATTCAAAGTATTGTGAGATAACCATCAATGTAAAAGATACGGGAATTGGAATTGATGAGATAAGTGAAGAAAGTTTGTTCGCTAAGTTCTCTCAGGCCGATACTTCAATAACAAGAAAGTATGGTGGAACTGGGCTAGGACTCTCAATATCATCAAAACTCGCGAACATTATGGGCGCTTCATTGAGCTTTTCGAGCAACGAAGATGTCGGTTCTACTTTTACTTTTAAAATAAAATTAGAAATAGGTGAGTCTGAAGAAACTTTGAAAGCAAGTACCGTCAAGAGTCATCAAGACGGTAAATTATCTGAGTCTTACCCTCACAACATTTTAGTGGTAGAAGACAATATAATTAATCAAAGACTCATCATTATGATGCTTCAAAAATTTGGGTATGAAGCTGACCTTGCAGAAAATGGATTTGAAGCATTAAGCGCAGTGAAACAAAATTCTGCCTACACATTAATTCTAATGGATATACAAATGCCTCAGATGGATGGATTGACGGCAACGGAAAAAATTATTGAAAGACTAGGGCAAGATGCTCCAACAATTATTGCGGTTACGGCAAATGCCTTTGATCAAGATATAAAGAGGTGTAAGCAGGTCGGTATGGTGGATGCCCTGCTCAAGCCTATTAATAAGGATATCCTCAGAGAAACTCTTATCAAGTATAGTCCTGAAAACAAAAAAAACTCTAAGAAGTTTAGTTAG
- a CDS encoding ankyrin repeat domain-containing protein, with the protein MKLLQHFLIIGSIALFPSLSFSCDEHSKSVEEEFINNGDVSGVTKEEFHEAIDKVIDIYRPIIEDTGNTLIVKKDWNNLKDSSYTKREGLDQKQWLISIHGRDARFKNSSKDAVSYVVCHELGHHFGGAPLKKTFGKDHSWAVSEGQSDYWAMNKCLRRVFKKDNNREFVKKLNVTSEIQRKCKVFTITEERAICQRMMVAIEQTYFVQEFSALLFSRDHTEVEQTYTEHPNAQCRVETLVAGTLCGIAPYYKNHNNSELNGNCNPFNGPTAGQRPSCWFKPAPYRPTEESFSDEGMKAHIKNDHYDLLNYMLRTKKIDVNRLYENERNALMIAMSTSSNKSINLFLAQKDLDINHTDEIGNTALHYASNFREAEALFKLLEFPEIDINVQSQNGSTPLMISAYRGYPSMVKALVDRNEINLTLKNEKGMMALDFAKLTDILSDEKIEIIQSKLSQ; encoded by the coding sequence ATGAAATTACTTCAACATTTCCTCATTATAGGCAGTATCGCCCTGTTTCCAAGTTTATCATTTAGTTGTGATGAGCATTCTAAGTCTGTTGAGGAAGAGTTCATTAATAATGGTGACGTTAGCGGGGTCACTAAAGAAGAATTTCATGAGGCGATCGATAAAGTTATAGATATTTATCGCCCTATCATCGAAGACACGGGTAACACACTCATTGTAAAGAAAGATTGGAACAACCTCAAAGATAGCTCATATACAAAGAGAGAAGGGCTAGACCAAAAGCAATGGCTTATTTCGATTCATGGTCGCGATGCTCGTTTTAAAAATAGTTCCAAAGATGCTGTCTCTTATGTGGTTTGCCATGAGCTTGGCCACCATTTCGGAGGGGCACCACTTAAGAAGACTTTCGGTAAAGATCATAGCTGGGCCGTTTCTGAAGGACAGTCTGACTACTGGGCCATGAATAAATGCCTAAGAAGAGTCTTTAAAAAAGATAACAATAGAGAGTTCGTTAAAAAATTAAATGTTACAAGCGAAATACAAAGAAAATGTAAAGTATTTACCATAACCGAAGAGAGGGCCATCTGCCAAAGAATGATGGTCGCTATTGAACAAACTTACTTTGTACAAGAATTTTCTGCTCTCCTTTTTTCAAGAGACCATACTGAAGTTGAGCAGACCTATACTGAACATCCCAATGCCCAATGCCGTGTAGAGACCCTCGTGGCCGGCACTCTTTGTGGAATAGCCCCTTATTATAAGAATCATAATAACAGTGAACTCAATGGTAACTGCAATCCCTTTAATGGACCTACAGCAGGACAAAGACCGAGCTGTTGGTTTAAGCCTGCTCCTTATCGTCCAACTGAAGAGAGTTTTAGCGACGAAGGAATGAAAGCTCACATTAAGAATGATCATTACGATCTTCTTAACTATATGCTCAGAACGAAAAAGATTGATGTGAATCGTTTATATGAAAATGAGAGGAATGCCTTGATGATTGCCATGAGCACTTCTTCCAATAAGTCCATCAACCTATTCTTAGCGCAAAAAGATCTCGACATAAATCATACAGACGAAATAGGAAATACGGCCCTTCACTACGCCAGCAACTTCCGAGAGGCAGAAGCATTATTCAAGCTACTCGAATTTCCAGAGATAGATATAAATGTACAAAGCCAAAATGGGTCCACTCCTTTAATGATTTCCGCCTACAGAGGCTATCCCTCAATGGTAAAGGCCCTCGTCGATCGAAATGAGATAAACCTCACCCTAAAAAATGAAAAAGGAATGATGGCACTCGACTTTGCCAAACTTACAGATATTCTCTCCGACGAAAAGATTGAAATTATCCAAAGTAAGCTCTCTCAATAG
- a CDS encoding histone deacetylase family protein, whose product MKSIKKNIQKIPVFFHPQQLEFHPKYEWALGNRIKHPESTKRAESIFKAIKAEKDLFDLHIPERIPLSNIRDCHNYELVTLYNTAAGLPDGQEFYPSVFPQRKKANPDPTNIKHAGFYCFDSGTPLNNKTWLAASWSSASAFAAGEIVYKGKSKVSYAISRPPGHHASKDSYGGYCYFNNAAIVAKMLKKKGRVVILDIDFHHGNGTQEIFYNDDKVFTISIHGDPREYFPFFWGFSSESGAGKGEGYNLNVILPEKTKIAQYKKTLIETIIPTIKRFEADYLVLSAGFDTYKLDPVGNFSLETKDYQEIGKLISKLDIPTVILQEGGYFTKDLGKNVVSLLKGFC is encoded by the coding sequence ATGAAAAGCATTAAAAAAAATATTCAAAAAATTCCAGTTTTCTTTCACCCCCAACAACTTGAGTTTCACCCTAAGTATGAGTGGGCCCTAGGCAATAGAATTAAACACCCAGAAAGCACAAAGCGAGCAGAGTCTATTTTCAAGGCGATAAAGGCAGAGAAAGACCTCTTTGATCTTCATATACCAGAGCGTATTCCTCTCTCAAATATAAGAGATTGTCATAACTATGAGTTAGTGACTCTATATAATACAGCTGCAGGCCTTCCTGATGGGCAGGAATTCTATCCAAGTGTTTTCCCTCAGAGAAAGAAGGCCAATCCAGACCCAACAAATATTAAGCATGCGGGTTTTTACTGCTTTGACAGTGGGACCCCTCTCAATAATAAGACATGGCTTGCGGCAAGCTGGAGTTCAGCTAGCGCATTCGCCGCAGGAGAAATAGTCTACAAAGGAAAGTCTAAAGTTTCCTATGCGATTTCTAGACCTCCTGGTCACCACGCGAGCAAGGATAGTTATGGTGGATACTGCTATTTCAATAATGCGGCCATTGTAGCCAAAATGCTCAAAAAGAAAGGAAGAGTTGTCATACTCGATATCGACTTTCACCACGGTAATGGTACTCAAGAAATATTTTACAATGATGACAAGGTCTTCACTATTTCAATTCATGGAGATCCAAGAGAATACTTTCCATTCTTTTGGGGCTTCTCTTCAGAAAGTGGCGCAGGAAAAGGTGAAGGCTATAACCTAAATGTAATCTTGCCAGAGAAAACAAAAATTGCTCAATACAAGAAAACTCTTATTGAAACAATTATTCCGACAATCAAAAGATTTGAAGCGGACTACCTAGTTCTCTCCGCTGGCTTTGATACATATAAGCTTGATCCAGTTGGGAATTTCTCACTAGAAACAAAAGACTATCAAGAAATTGGAAAACTCATTTCAAAACTTGATATACCTACAGTCATACTTCAAGAAGGTGGCTACTTCACGAAAGATCTTGGGAAGAATGTGGTGAGTTTGTTAAAAGGTTTTTGTTAA
- a CDS encoding endonuclease — MKKPHFLALLVFLSTSTFATCNQDSYYSGLNTNATGYEFKSKLSNLLGKTHRSLSYGDLLGAYRKTDRDTTYDADNTILDMYSERPEGRDPYRYTTSRTCGQYRNEGDCYNREHLFPQGLFDKKRPMKSDIFHIYPTDGKVNGMRGSYPFGEVSSTNWSSENGSKLGPSSDPRYRGLVFEPIDEFKGDIARAMLYFAVRYERQIPGFKDSPMTNGSYEQTYSTWFLQTLMKWHKQDPVSEHERFRNNAACNYQKNRNPFIDHPEWAMAIWEVN; from the coding sequence ATGAAAAAACCACACTTCTTAGCACTACTTGTTTTTCTTTCTACTTCTACATTCGCTACTTGTAATCAAGACAGCTATTACTCTGGCCTAAATACAAATGCCACAGGGTATGAGTTTAAGTCGAAGCTTTCCAACCTTCTAGGAAAGACTCATAGAAGTCTCTCATACGGAGATCTTCTTGGGGCCTATAGAAAAACTGATCGCGACACTACTTACGATGCAGATAATACAATTCTAGATATGTATTCAGAGAGACCAGAGGGACGTGATCCATATCGTTATACGACTTCACGCACTTGTGGACAGTATAGAAATGAAGGTGATTGCTACAACCGTGAGCATCTCTTTCCTCAAGGGTTATTCGATAAGAAGAGACCAATGAAGTCTGATATCTTTCATATTTATCCGACGGATGGAAAGGTTAATGGAATGAGAGGTTCATATCCTTTTGGAGAAGTTTCAAGTACTAATTGGAGTTCTGAAAATGGATCGAAGCTAGGACCTAGTAGTGATCCTAGGTATAGAGGACTTGTCTTTGAGCCAATTGATGAGTTTAAAGGTGATATTGCGAGAGCCATGCTCTACTTTGCAGTTAGGTATGAAAGACAAATTCCTGGATTTAAAGATTCTCCAATGACAAATGGGTCATACGAGCAAACTTATTCTACTTGGTTTCTTCAAACACTTATGAAGTGGCATAAGCAAGACCCTGTAAGTGAGCACGAAAGATTTAGAAACAATGCCGCTTGTAACTATCAAAAGAATCGTAATCCATTCATCGATCATCCTGAGTGGGCGATGGCAATCTGGGAAGTGAACTAG
- the corA gene encoding magnesium/cobalt transporter CorA — translation MKTKNPKKSKEIKHKPWKLAYVGDEKISHDVSIVSRTYNKESCEVRTFSNIKDFSVDINSENTNWIDINGIHDTEVTKSICEKVGVHGVNIEDILNTKQRPKIESHNEYIFVTLKAISYHSEKETFVKEQISLILKEGLVISFSQFPNDIFKRLKSELSVENSFLRQKSAGFLFYRIIDLVVDGYFNVGDQIDNEITLIEVALDNNDNEIIEDVYWLKKELLYLKKAIYPINDIVKVLVRTEREIFTSETVFYFKDTLDHCLQINESISLNQELVTSFYDLYLSNINKKTNEVMMYLTLFSTIFIPLTYIVGIYGMNFKNMPELDYRYGYAAIMIIQFVIGAAIYSYFKKKKWLSSVE, via the coding sequence ATGAAAACAAAGAATCCAAAGAAGTCTAAAGAGATTAAACACAAGCCGTGGAAATTGGCATATGTCGGAGATGAGAAGATCTCTCACGACGTTTCAATTGTAAGTCGAACTTATAATAAAGAGTCTTGTGAAGTCAGAACATTTTCAAACATTAAAGATTTTTCTGTAGATATCAATTCTGAAAATACAAATTGGATTGATATTAACGGTATTCACGATACAGAAGTGACTAAGTCCATTTGTGAGAAAGTTGGCGTTCACGGTGTGAATATTGAAGATATTTTAAATACTAAGCAAAGACCTAAGATTGAATCTCACAATGAATATATTTTCGTTACTCTTAAAGCAATTAGTTATCACAGTGAGAAAGAGACATTCGTAAAAGAACAAATCAGCTTAATCTTAAAAGAGGGATTGGTTATTTCTTTTAGCCAATTTCCAAACGATATTTTTAAGCGTCTAAAGTCTGAGTTAAGTGTTGAGAATAGTTTTCTAAGACAAAAGAGTGCTGGTTTTCTATTTTATAGAATTATCGACTTAGTCGTAGATGGCTACTTCAATGTTGGTGATCAAATTGATAATGAAATTACTTTGATCGAAGTTGCACTTGATAATAACGATAATGAAATTATTGAGGATGTTTACTGGCTTAAAAAAGAGCTTCTCTACTTAAAGAAGGCCATTTATCCAATTAATGATATTGTAAAAGTTCTAGTTAGAACTGAGAGAGAGATTTTTACTTCTGAAACGGTCTTCTATTTTAAAGATACACTCGATCACTGCTTACAGATAAATGAATCGATAAGTTTAAATCAAGAACTCGTTACTAGTTTCTACGACCTTTACCTCAGTAATATTAATAAGAAGACTAACGAGGTGATGATGTACCTCACTCTCTTTTCAACAATATTTATTCCACTCACATATATTGTGGGAATCTACGGAATGAATTTCAAAAATATGCCTGAGCTTGATTATCGCTATGGATACGCAGCAATTATGATCATTCAATTCGTTATTGGGGCGGCAATTTATAGCTATTTTAAAAAGAAGAAATGGCTTAGTTCAGTAGAATAA
- a CDS encoding ABC-F family ATP-binding cassette domain-containing protein, giving the protein MIQLNGISKHFGLQVLFENLDLLIGKRERIGFVGRNGSGKSTLFKIILGEITPDGGEVVIPKGYKIGALDQHINFTKPTVLEECCQVLSEEEQYDWWKAEKILFGLGFSEEDLDRDPNSFSGGYQVRINLTKALVQNPNLLLLDEPTNYLDIVSLRWLRGFLKSFKGEVLLITHDKDFMDSVSTHTIGLSRKRLSKYEGNTTKFYEQLSIADEIYEQTRLNQEKKKKELQGFVDRFGAKASKATQAQSRAKQIEKMGTIEKLASENTLGFTFHHKDCPGKVILEASDLSFSYSGVEEEDLFKSLSLNVGREDRIGIIGKNGKGKSTLLNVIAGELTPRTGNIKNHPSLSMGHFGQTNIERLDPNSTIITEISDSNHDLGIGQVRQICGTMMFTDDLAKKKVSVLSGGEKSRVMLGKILAKKSNLLLLDEPTNHLDMESIETLSEEIVKFPGAVILVTHSELLLRSSVNKLIIFHQGRAEFFDGTYDEFLEKIGWETEEA; this is encoded by the coding sequence ATGATTCAGTTGAATGGTATTTCAAAGCATTTTGGTCTTCAAGTTCTCTTCGAAAATTTAGACTTACTCATAGGAAAGAGAGAGCGTATCGGTTTCGTAGGTCGAAATGGTTCTGGTAAATCAACGCTCTTTAAAATTATTCTCGGTGAGATTACTCCTGATGGAGGAGAAGTCGTTATTCCTAAGGGATATAAGATTGGTGCTCTCGATCAACATATCAACTTCACTAAGCCAACGGTTCTTGAGGAATGTTGCCAAGTGCTCTCGGAAGAAGAGCAGTACGATTGGTGGAAGGCCGAGAAAATTCTCTTTGGTCTTGGCTTCTCAGAAGAAGACTTAGATAGAGATCCAAATAGTTTCTCTGGTGGTTACCAAGTTCGTATTAATCTCACGAAGGCCCTAGTTCAAAACCCAAACCTCTTGCTTCTAGATGAGCCAACTAACTATCTCGATATTGTTTCTCTAAGATGGCTTAGAGGTTTTCTAAAGTCGTTTAAGGGTGAAGTTCTATTAATCACGCATGATAAAGATTTTATGGACTCTGTCTCTACTCATACAATTGGGCTTAGTCGAAAACGCTTAAGTAAGTACGAAGGAAATACCACAAAGTTTTACGAGCAATTATCAATCGCTGATGAAATTTATGAACAGACGAGATTAAATCAAGAAAAGAAGAAGAAAGAACTTCAAGGCTTCGTTGATCGTTTTGGTGCTAAGGCCTCAAAGGCGACACAGGCCCAGTCTAGAGCAAAGCAAATTGAAAAGATGGGAACCATTGAAAAGCTTGCCAGTGAAAATACTCTTGGATTTACTTTTCATCATAAAGATTGCCCTGGAAAAGTTATTCTTGAGGCCAGTGATCTAAGTTTCTCTTACTCAGGAGTTGAGGAAGAGGATCTCTTTAAGAGTCTCTCTCTTAATGTTGGACGCGAAGATCGTATTGGAATTATCGGAAAGAACGGTAAGGGGAAATCGACTCTTTTAAATGTTATTGCAGGAGAGCTTACTCCAAGAACTGGAAATATTAAAAATCATCCGTCTCTTTCTATGGGGCATTTTGGTCAAACAAATATTGAAAGACTTGATCCAAATAGCACGATCATAACAGAGATCTCTGATAGTAATCACGATCTAGGAATTGGTCAGGTTCGACAAATTTGTGGAACGATGATGTTTACTGATGATCTTGCGAAGAAGAAAGTCTCCGTTCTCTCCGGAGGGGAGAAGAGTAGAGTGATGCTTGGGAAGATCTTAGCGAAGAAATCAAACTTACTCTTATTAGATGAACCTACAAATCACTTGGATATGGAATCAATTGAAACACTAAGTGAAGAGATTGTTAAATTTCCAGGTGCGGTTATTTTGGTGACCCACTCCGAATTACTTCTTAGATCATCTGTCAACAAACTCATCATCTTTCATCAAGGACGCGCCGAGTTCTTTGATGGAACTTATGACGAATTTCTTGAGAAAATTGGTTGGGAAACGGAAGAAGCCTGA
- a CDS encoding HPF/RaiA family ribosome-associated protein — translation MNIIVSTDHNIEGSAELNTYIESSLSENFERFKGALTRIEVHISDKNGKKAGGSDKHCLLEARVANHQPIVVSHDAETVYKAIDTASDKLLRALDNMAGKMTNHTSPKDLYVEEPSELDEDDI, via the coding sequence ATGAATATTATAGTTAGTACAGACCACAATATTGAAGGTAGTGCGGAACTTAATACTTACATTGAATCAAGTCTATCTGAAAACTTTGAAAGATTTAAGGGAGCCCTTACTCGTATCGAAGTTCATATCTCTGATAAGAATGGTAAGAAAGCAGGTGGAAGCGATAAGCATTGCTTACTAGAGGCCCGTGTTGCTAATCACCAACCAATAGTCGTTAGCCATGACGCTGAAACAGTCTATAAAGCAATTGATACAGCTTCTGATAAGCTTTTGCGCGCTCTAGACAATATGGCCGGAAAGATGACAAATCACACAAGTCCAAAAGATCTCTACGTTGAAGAGCCATCTGAGTTAGACGAAGACGATATCTAG